In Streptomyces canus, one DNA window encodes the following:
- a CDS encoding chaplin, protein MTAEKGKFMKKTAAVVAGVIMALGAATPAFADADAQAVSVGSGGFLSGNVIQVPIHAAINLCGNSVNVIGALNPAFGNVCVNG, encoded by the coding sequence ATGACCGCAGAGAAGGGAAAGTTCATGAAGAAGACCGCTGCTGTCGTTGCGGGCGTGATCATGGCTCTGGGTGCGGCCACTCCGGCTTTCGCTGACGCGGACGCCCAGGCTGTCTCCGTCGGTTCCGGAGGATTTCTGTCCGGCAACGTGATCCAGGTTCCCATTCACGCGGCCATCAATCTGTGTGGCAACTCCGTGAACGTCATCGGGGCCTTGAACCCGGCGTTCGGCAATGTGTGCGTGAACGGCTGA
- a CDS encoding GNAT family N-acetyltransferase: MRYRAELVTTERDFAQLAAEWGDLYRRCGSATPFQSHAWLHSWWLSYGRRGRLRLVLVRDGAELAAAAPLMRVDRPVPSLVPLGGSISDYGDVLLDEERGPEAVAALADGLSAAARTALIDLREVRPGGAAERIYGHWSGPRRRVDDSVCLELPAVSMDELITRLPTAKAQQRVRAKLRKLTALGIQRHTVTPDEVDKALRRLIELHALQWEGRGVTPEHLRPRFREHLVRSVAPMVRSGDAVVTEFRLDDDVVAVDLTLLSRRLAGGYLYGAHPCLRERRADVAVMLLDACSRHTQDGGHGTLSLLRGNEPYKHHWRPKPVVNQRLLLARRRTAPLLAAVECDVAARRRGKELLLHWQDWTERKERHGGGGS, from the coding sequence GTGAGGTACCGGGCGGAACTCGTCACCACAGAGCGGGACTTCGCCCAACTGGCTGCGGAGTGGGGGGACTTGTACCGCCGGTGCGGGTCCGCCACCCCCTTCCAGAGTCACGCCTGGCTGCACTCCTGGTGGCTGTCGTACGGCAGACGCGGCCGGCTGCGGCTGGTGCTGGTGCGCGACGGGGCCGAGCTGGCCGCCGCCGCGCCGCTGATGCGCGTGGACCGCCCCGTACCCTCGCTCGTGCCGCTCGGCGGATCCATCTCCGACTACGGGGATGTCCTGCTGGACGAGGAGCGCGGCCCGGAGGCGGTCGCCGCGCTCGCCGATGGCCTGTCCGCGGCCGCCCGCACCGCCCTGATCGACCTCCGCGAGGTCCGCCCCGGCGGGGCCGCCGAGCGGATCTACGGCCACTGGAGCGGACCCCGACGCCGGGTGGACGACTCGGTGTGCCTGGAACTGCCCGCCGTGTCCATGGACGAACTGATCACGCGCCTGCCCACGGCCAAGGCCCAGCAGCGGGTCCGCGCCAAGCTGCGCAAGCTGACCGCGCTCGGGATCCAGCGGCACACCGTGACACCGGACGAGGTGGACAAGGCGCTGCGGCGGCTCATCGAGCTGCACGCACTCCAGTGGGAGGGGCGAGGGGTGACGCCCGAGCATCTGCGGCCGCGGTTCCGCGAACACCTGGTGCGCTCGGTCGCGCCGATGGTGCGCTCCGGCGACGCGGTGGTCACCGAGTTCCGCCTCGACGACGACGTGGTGGCCGTGGACCTGACCCTGCTGTCACGGCGGCTCGCGGGCGGCTACCTGTACGGCGCCCATCCGTGCCTGCGGGAACGCAGGGCGGACGTGGCGGTGATGCTGCTCGACGCGTGCAGCCGGCACACCCAGGACGGCGGGCACGGCACGCTGAGCCTGCTGCGCGGGAACGAACCGTACAAACACCACTGGCGGCCCAAGCCGGTCGTCAACCAGCGGCTGCTGCTGGCCCGGCGGCGCACGGCCCCGCTGCTGGCGGCGGTCGAGTGCGACGTGGCCGCGCGGCGGCGGGGCAAGGAGCTGCTGCTCCACTGGCAGGACTGGACGGAGCGGAAGGAGCGTCACGGTGGCGGCGGGTCCTGA
- a CDS encoding glycosyltransferase, with amino-acid sequence MRALHVITGLGVGGAEQQLRLLLRHLPVDCDVVTLTNPGTVADGLAADGVRVTHLGMAGNRDLGALPRLVRLIRAGGYDLVHTHLYRACVYGRLAARLAGVRAIVATEHSLGDSQMEGRPLTAGVRGLYLASERLGRTTVAVSPAVAERLRHWGVPAPRIEVVPNGVDLDRFRFDPDRRLRTRQRLGLPETAYLIGGIGRLTAAKRFDVLIRALARLPADHWLLLAGGGPEEHALRRTAQDAGVTDRVLFTGERPYVPDGTPGPDLPSLTSAMDLLASPCPEETFGLAMVEALASGLPVLYSSCPALEDLPAHTAGAARLVRGGPEAFARAVTATRAMGPGPRTAPGAADRYSITRSADRLMNVYAAAVAAPSMSESPQGVPSS; translated from the coding sequence GTGCGGGCCCTGCATGTCATCACCGGCCTGGGCGTCGGCGGTGCCGAGCAGCAGCTCCGGCTCCTGCTGCGGCACCTGCCGGTCGACTGCGACGTCGTCACGCTCACCAACCCGGGCACGGTCGCCGACGGGCTGGCCGCCGACGGGGTGCGGGTGACCCACCTGGGGATGGCCGGCAACCGGGACCTGGGCGCGCTGCCCCGCCTGGTCCGGCTGATCCGCGCGGGCGGCTACGACCTCGTGCACACCCACCTCTACCGTGCCTGCGTCTACGGCCGGCTCGCAGCGCGGCTCGCGGGCGTCCGGGCGATCGTCGCCACCGAACACTCCCTGGGTGACTCGCAGATGGAGGGCCGCCCGCTGACCGCGGGGGTACGTGGGCTCTACCTGGCCAGCGAGCGCCTGGGCCGGACGACGGTCGCCGTCTCCCCGGCCGTCGCCGAACGGCTGAGGCACTGGGGAGTGCCGGCCCCCCGGATCGAGGTCGTCCCCAACGGCGTCGACCTGGACCGCTTCCGCTTCGACCCGGACCGGCGCCTGCGCACCCGACAGCGGCTCGGCCTGCCCGAGACGGCGTATCTCATCGGCGGCATCGGCCGGCTCACAGCCGCCAAACGCTTCGACGTCCTGATCCGGGCTCTTGCCCGACTCCCCGCCGACCACTGGCTGTTGCTGGCCGGCGGCGGACCGGAGGAGCACGCTCTGCGGCGGACCGCTCAGGACGCCGGAGTCACGGACCGCGTGCTGTTCACCGGCGAACGCCCCTACGTCCCCGACGGCACCCCCGGCCCCGACCTGCCCTCCCTCACCTCGGCGATGGACCTGCTCGCCTCCCCCTGCCCGGAGGAGACCTTCGGTCTGGCGATGGTGGAGGCGCTGGCATCCGGGCTGCCCGTCCTCTACTCCTCGTGTCCGGCGCTCGAGGACCTGCCCGCGCACACCGCCGGGGCCGCGCGTCTCGTCCGGGGCGGCCCCGAGGCCTTCGCGCGGGCCGTCACCGCCACCCGGGCCATGGGCCCCGGCCCGCGCACCGCGCCCGGGGCCGCCGACCGCTACAGCATCACCCGCAGCGCCGATCGCCTGATGAACGTCTACGCGGCCGCGGTGGCCGCCCCTTCCATGTCTGAATCACCCCAGGGAGTCCCTTCCTCATGA
- a CDS encoding polysaccharide deacetylase family protein: MPVSADSAPRRGPVPWVAMYHSVGDDSDDPYRVTVTPERLDRQLRWLRGRGLTGVSVADLLAARARGEGRKLVGLTFDDGYADFVDHALPVLRRYGFGATLFALPGRLGGDNAWDRLGPRKPLLTADGIRQAAAEGVEIGSHGLTHVDLTKADDALVKAEVVESRATLEQLTGSPVNGFCYPYGTIDQRAVNAVRAAGYTYACAIDPGPLNGPYALPRLYIGQDDNAVRLFLKYRLHRLRRRPVEGV; the protein is encoded by the coding sequence ATGCCCGTTTCCGCTGACAGCGCCCCTCGAAGAGGCCCGGTGCCCTGGGTGGCGATGTACCACTCCGTGGGCGACGACTCGGACGACCCCTACCGCGTCACGGTCACGCCCGAGCGGCTGGACCGGCAGCTGCGCTGGCTGCGCGGACGCGGCCTCACCGGTGTCTCCGTGGCCGACCTGCTGGCCGCCCGGGCCCGCGGCGAGGGACGCAAACTGGTCGGACTCACCTTCGACGACGGTTACGCCGACTTCGTCGACCATGCCCTGCCGGTGCTGCGCCGCTACGGCTTCGGCGCCACGCTCTTCGCGCTGCCGGGCCGGCTCGGCGGGGACAACGCCTGGGACCGGCTGGGCCCGCGCAAGCCGCTGCTCACCGCGGACGGCATCCGGCAGGCGGCGGCCGAGGGGGTGGAGATCGGCTCGCACGGGCTGACCCACGTCGACCTGACCAAGGCGGACGACGCCCTGGTGAAGGCCGAGGTCGTCGAGAGCCGGGCCACGCTGGAACAGTTGACGGGCTCTCCCGTCAACGGCTTCTGCTACCCGTACGGCACGATCGACCAGCGTGCCGTGAACGCCGTCCGCGCCGCCGGATACACGTACGCCTGCGCCATCGACCCCGGTCCGCTGAACGGCCCGTACGCACTGCCCCGCCTGTACATCGGCCAGGACGACAACGCCGTACGCCTGTTTCTGAAGTACCGGCTGCACCGCCTGCGCCGACGTCCTGTCGAGGGGGTCTGA
- a CDS encoding glycoside hydrolase family 26 protein — translation MAPQHRRTRSGRLAVVAASVVATTTLASGPGYAAGAGVARIAGPPAPTPAVTPVPVIPALPERPRVTPPPPLPAPAWPGKLAPAFGAYLDYGPRGVARMLDLSRWLGGAELRVGHTYLPGDRWSNIEGAPGFLDAWARWRTGRDDRMFVLNVPMLERNEEQVSDAEVRQLLRQGAAGRFDRHFRALAERLVRLKVPDTVIVLGWEMNGTTYTHRCGPDPESWKTYWNRIVTAMRAVPGQKFRFDFAPSRGRDAVPWTRCYPGDDSVDIVGMDSYDQPSGVTFDEQVNEPYGLQSQVNFAKAHGKPVSYPEWGLFRNGDNAEYMRRMLAWMNEHKPLYNTLTDYCPHGVWQCPDNPRAAEIYRSLLSGTITDPVTEPAEPTDPVTEPAEPTVPASPTSPPTCSPVDLGDWVEYWLGGKLCLRFDWWARNR, via the coding sequence ATGGCCCCACAGCATCGACGGACCCGGTCCGGGCGGTTGGCCGTCGTCGCGGCGTCGGTCGTCGCGACGACGACACTGGCGTCCGGTCCGGGATACGCCGCGGGTGCGGGGGTGGCGCGGATCGCCGGTCCTCCCGCTCCGACACCCGCCGTCACACCGGTCCCCGTGATCCCGGCCCTGCCCGAGCGGCCGAGGGTGACCCCGCCGCCGCCCCTCCCGGCCCCGGCGTGGCCCGGAAAGCTTGCTCCCGCGTTCGGCGCCTACCTCGACTACGGCCCCCGTGGCGTGGCCCGCATGCTCGACCTCAGCCGCTGGCTGGGTGGTGCCGAACTGCGCGTCGGCCACACGTATCTGCCCGGTGACCGCTGGAGCAACATCGAGGGCGCCCCCGGCTTCCTGGACGCGTGGGCGCGTTGGCGCACCGGTCGGGACGACCGGATGTTCGTCCTCAACGTCCCCATGCTGGAGCGCAACGAGGAGCAGGTCTCCGACGCCGAGGTACGGCAGTTGTTGCGCCAGGGCGCCGCCGGCCGGTTCGACCGTCACTTCCGCGCCCTGGCCGAACGGCTGGTGCGGCTGAAGGTGCCGGACACGGTGATCGTGCTCGGCTGGGAGATGAACGGCACCACGTACACCCATCGCTGCGGGCCCGACCCGGAGTCCTGGAAGACGTACTGGAACAGGATCGTCACGGCCATGCGTGCGGTGCCGGGGCAGAAGTTCCGGTTCGACTTCGCGCCCTCCCGGGGGCGGGACGCGGTGCCCTGGACGCGGTGTTATCCGGGGGACGACTCGGTCGACATCGTTGGCATGGATTCCTACGACCAGCCGTCCGGGGTGACATTCGACGAACAGGTGAATGAGCCCTACGGCCTTCAGTCGCAGGTGAATTTCGCCAAGGCCCACGGCAAGCCCGTCTCCTATCCGGAATGGGGACTGTTCCGCAACGGGGACAACGCCGAGTACATGCGGCGCATGCTCGCCTGGATGAACGAGCACAAGCCGCTCTACAACACGCTGACCGACTACTGCCCGCACGGAGTGTGGCAGTGCCCGGACAACCCGAGGGCGGCAGAGATCTACCGGTCCCTCCTCTCCGGCACCATCACCGACCCCGTCACGGAGCCGGCCGAGCCCACCGACCCCGTCACGGAGCCGGCCGAGCCCACCGTCCCCGCCAGCCCGACGAGTCCGCCCACGTGCTCGCCGGTGGATCTGGGCGACTGGGTCGAGTACTGGCTCGGCGGGAAGCTGTGCCTGCGCTTCGACTGGTGGGCGCGCAACCGGTAG
- a CDS encoding chaplin → MRQTLSRGMFAAAAATSLLSLCGSPAMADSQANGSAVDSPGVVSGNDVQVPVDVPLNLCGNTVDVIAALDPAFGNDCAARDEGAEDDSAYGSGHDHDEDADGGTEGSPGVGSGNDVRVPVEVPLNVCGDSVDLAAVLDPAFGNTCAEDSSDGYGDTPATTPPSTPPPGGKSTPPPGHGDHVTPHTGNEQPALAETGSEALLATSAASAALIAAGSVLYRRSRAASRR, encoded by the coding sequence GTGCGACAGACCCTGAGCAGGGGAATGTTCGCGGCCGCCGCCGCGACGAGCCTTCTCTCCCTGTGCGGTAGTCCCGCCATGGCCGATTCGCAGGCGAACGGGTCCGCCGTGGACTCGCCGGGTGTGGTGTCCGGAAACGACGTGCAGGTTCCGGTCGACGTGCCGTTGAACCTGTGCGGCAACACGGTCGACGTGATCGCCGCACTCGACCCCGCTTTCGGCAACGACTGCGCGGCGCGGGACGAGGGCGCTGAGGACGACTCCGCATACGGCTCGGGTCATGACCACGACGAGGACGCGGACGGCGGCACCGAGGGTTCGCCCGGCGTCGGCTCGGGCAACGACGTGCGGGTCCCCGTCGAGGTGCCGTTGAACGTGTGCGGCGACAGCGTCGACCTGGCCGCCGTGCTCGACCCCGCTTTCGGCAACACCTGCGCCGAGGACAGCTCGGACGGATACGGCGACACCCCTGCGACGACTCCTCCGTCCACCCCGCCGCCCGGGGGGAAGAGCACGCCTCCCCCCGGCCACGGCGACCACGTGACCCCGCACACCGGAAACGAACAGCCCGCTCTGGCCGAGACCGGCAGCGAGGCCCTGCTGGCCACATCGGCCGCGAGCGCCGCACTGATCGCGGCCGGATCCGTCCTATACCGGCGAAGCCGAGCAGCGTCCCGTCGATGA
- a CDS encoding FAD-dependent oxidoreductase encodes MYDLLVVGAGPYGLSIASHAAAAGLRLRVFGRPMASWRDHMPRGMFLKSEPWASNLSDPAGRLRLDAYCAGQGVAAEHGEPIPVEMFAAYGQWFARNAVPEVDERTVTRIAPCPGGFEAVTEDGETLHARTVALAVGVMPFVELPAALRALPASLVSHSSHHDDLVRFRDRDVTVIGGGQAALETAALLAEQGTRVRVLARADQLQWNDVPPPWQRPWWQRARAPHSGLGPGWRNWFYSERPGLFYRLSEARRTRICATALGPAGAWWLRDRIEPVVEVRLGHEVAAARPVRGGVRLDVVSGGGGSEPSGAGRVLRSLETEHVIAATGFRATGERLRLLSDELRGSLATLADGAPQVGRDFESSCPGLFLAGLVTASGFGPAMRFVHGATFTASTLVGGVQRHLRTGTPGGTIPAPSGRGQRGPAPAVRP; translated from the coding sequence ATGTACGACCTCCTGGTGGTGGGCGCGGGCCCGTACGGTCTGTCCATCGCGTCCCATGCCGCGGCCGCCGGACTGCGGCTGCGGGTGTTCGGCCGCCCCATGGCCTCGTGGCGTGACCACATGCCGCGCGGCATGTTCCTCAAGTCGGAGCCGTGGGCGTCCAACCTGTCGGACCCGGCGGGACGTCTGCGGCTGGACGCGTACTGCGCGGGCCAGGGCGTGGCAGCCGAGCACGGGGAGCCGATCCCGGTGGAGATGTTCGCCGCGTACGGCCAGTGGTTCGCCCGTAACGCGGTACCGGAGGTGGACGAGCGCACGGTCACGCGGATCGCCCCCTGCCCGGGCGGCTTCGAGGCGGTCACCGAGGACGGCGAGACCCTGCACGCCCGCACGGTCGCGCTGGCGGTCGGAGTGATGCCCTTCGTGGAGCTGCCGGCCGCCCTGCGCGCCCTCCCCGCCTCCCTGGTGTCGCACAGCAGCCATCACGACGACCTCGTCCGCTTCCGCGACCGGGACGTCACCGTGATCGGCGGTGGCCAGGCGGCCCTGGAGACGGCGGCCCTCCTCGCCGAGCAGGGCACGCGCGTACGGGTCCTGGCGCGCGCCGACCAGTTGCAGTGGAACGACGTGCCGCCGCCCTGGCAACGCCCCTGGTGGCAGAGGGCGCGCGCCCCGCACAGCGGCCTCGGCCCCGGCTGGCGCAACTGGTTCTACTCCGAACGCCCCGGCCTCTTCTACCGGCTTTCCGAGGCGAGGCGGACGCGGATCTGCGCCACGGCGCTGGGCCCGGCCGGAGCCTGGTGGCTGCGGGACCGCATCGAGCCCGTCGTCGAGGTGCGGCTCGGCCACGAGGTGGCGGCGGCCCGTCCGGTGCGCGGCGGGGTGCGGCTGGATGTGGTGAGCGGCGGGGGCGGATCGGAACCGTCGGGGGCGGGGCGGGTCCTGCGTTCCCTGGAGACCGAGCATGTCATCGCCGCCACCGGCTTCCGGGCGACGGGGGAGCGGCTGCGGCTGCTCTCCGACGAACTGCGCGGCTCCCTGGCGACGCTGGCCGACGGCGCCCCGCAGGTCGGGCGGGACTTCGAGTCCTCCTGTCCAGGGCTGTTCCTCGCGGGTCTGGTGACGGCGTCCGGCTTCGGCCCGGCCATGCGCTTCGTGCACGGGGCGACCTTCACGGCGAGCACGCTCGTGGGCGGAGTGCAACGTCACCTGCGCACGGGCACACCCGGCGGAACGATCCCGGCGCCCAGCGGCCGGGGACAGCGCGGGCCGGCGCCCGCCGTGCGTCCCTGA
- a CDS encoding carboxylate--amine ligase: MSPFDSRVPAVLLRIDPNPFHHGTLGAVRSLGRAGLEVHLVADCAGSPVRASRFVRQLHHPPPPGASPADIAVVLRQVAARIAGPAVLIPMDDASAVAVGRLREELAPSYLLPQQPPALPERVADKAELAAMCAAADIPHPETVVPASAGEAAAAAWRLGLPVVAKWSRPWLLPTTGGLRSTVVVRSPQEAHELYLRTEEAGSRLLLQAFLPPGPDRDWFFHGYAARSGAVIGGGPGVKERSWPRAAGLTAVGRWRPNPDVQALAERLTDALGYRGILDLDFRRCGTTGAYHLLDFNPRPGAQFRLFADSADLDVVRALHLDLTHRPLPEGSPLPGRAFVVENYSPLTLLRPAPDGRELAWHAEDDPEPGRVMRGLWARHVSRRVRERLRRPGGDGTGRLVAATVSVPPPSPATPYLSPALANGLPDGLSDEKKVSSC; the protein is encoded by the coding sequence GTGTCGCCGTTCGACAGCCGGGTCCCCGCAGTACTGCTGCGGATCGACCCCAATCCCTTTCACCACGGAACGCTCGGTGCCGTGCGTTCACTGGGCCGGGCGGGTCTGGAGGTGCACCTGGTCGCCGACTGCGCGGGAAGTCCGGTCCGCGCGTCCCGTTTCGTACGGCAGTTGCACCACCCGCCGCCGCCCGGCGCGTCCCCGGCCGACATCGCCGTCGTACTGCGTCAGGTGGCCGCCCGGATCGCCGGCCCCGCCGTCCTGATCCCGATGGACGACGCGAGCGCGGTCGCCGTCGGCCGGCTGCGCGAGGAGCTGGCCCCCTCCTACCTCCTGCCGCAGCAACCCCCGGCGCTGCCCGAGCGGGTGGCCGACAAGGCCGAACTGGCGGCGATGTGCGCGGCCGCGGACATCCCGCATCCGGAGACGGTGGTCCCGGCCAGTGCCGGCGAGGCCGCCGCCGCGGCCTGGCGGCTGGGCCTTCCGGTGGTGGCGAAGTGGAGCCGCCCCTGGCTGCTGCCGACGACGGGCGGGCTGCGCAGCACGGTCGTGGTGCGCAGCCCACAGGAGGCGCACGAGCTGTACCTGCGCACCGAGGAGGCGGGCAGCCGGCTGCTGCTGCAGGCGTTCCTGCCGCCGGGCCCGGACCGCGACTGGTTCTTCCACGGTTACGCCGCCCGCTCGGGCGCGGTGATCGGCGGCGGCCCCGGTGTGAAGGAACGGTCCTGGCCGCGCGCGGCGGGCCTGACCGCGGTGGGGCGCTGGCGGCCGAACCCGGACGTGCAGGCGCTCGCCGAGCGGCTCACCGACGCACTGGGCTACCGCGGAATCCTCGATCTCGACTTCCGCCGCTGCGGCACGACCGGCGCCTACCACCTGCTCGACTTCAACCCGCGCCCCGGTGCCCAGTTCCGGCTCTTCGCCGACAGCGCGGACCTGGACGTCGTACGGGCCCTGCACCTGGACCTGACCCACCGTCCGTTGCCGGAGGGTTCGCCCCTGCCGGGGCGCGCCTTCGTGGTGGAGAACTACTCCCCGCTCACCCTGCTGCGTCCCGCTCCCGACGGACGTGAACTGGCCTGGCACGCGGAGGACGACCCGGAGCCGGGCCGGGTGATGCGGGGGCTGTGGGCACGCCATGTGTCCCGCCGCGTGCGGGAACGACTGCGACGGCCGGGCGGAGACGGAACCGGGCGCCTGGTCGCGGCCACCGTGTCCGTGCCACCACCCTCCCCCGCCACGCCCTACCTGTCCCCCGCACTTGCGAACGGGCTCCCCGACGGGCTGTCCGACGAAAAGAAAGTGAGCAGCTGCTGA
- a CDS encoding rodlin, giving the protein MLKKAMVAAAAAASVIGMSVAAAPQALALGDDKGPTVANGNGASSKFGNSATKGDMSPQLSLVNGTLNKPCAALDDINVAVFNGIPVQDVPILSDDLTQQCADNSTQAKRDGALSHVLEDVSVLSANSEK; this is encoded by the coding sequence GTGCTCAAGAAGGCAATGGTCGCCGCGGCGGCTGCCGCTTCTGTCATTGGCATGTCGGTGGCGGCCGCGCCCCAGGCGCTGGCCCTCGGCGACGACAAGGGGCCGACCGTGGCCAACGGCAACGGCGCCTCGTCGAAGTTCGGCAACTCGGCGACCAAGGGCGACATGAGCCCGCAGCTCTCCCTGGTCAACGGGACGCTGAACAAGCCGTGCGCCGCCCTGGACGACATCAACGTCGCCGTCTTCAACGGCATCCCGGTCCAGGACGTGCCGATCCTCTCGGACGACCTGACGCAGCAGTGTGCCGACAACTCCACGCAGGCCAAGCGTGATGGCGCGTTGTCGCACGTCCTGGAGGACGTGTCGGTCCTGTCGGCGAACAGCGAGAAGTAG
- a CDS encoding rodlin — MIKKVFATAAIAASVMGAAAAAAPQAMALGDDAGPVSSNGNGAMQSFGNSSTYGNMSPQMALIQGSFNKPCLALDDVSVPVVNLVPIHDVPILSDDMTQQCAENSTQTKRDGALAHLLEDVSVLSQNGEG; from the coding sequence GTGATCAAGAAGGTTTTTGCCACCGCCGCGATTGCCGCTTCCGTCATGGGCGCCGCCGCTGCCGCGGCTCCGCAGGCGATGGCGCTCGGTGACGACGCCGGGCCGGTCTCCTCGAACGGCAACGGCGCGATGCAGAGCTTCGGCAACTCGAGCACGTACGGCAACATGAGCCCCCAGATGGCTCTGATCCAGGGCTCCTTCAACAAGCCGTGCCTCGCTCTGGACGACGTCAGCGTCCCTGTCGTCAACCTCGTCCCCATCCACGACGTGCCGATCCTCTCGGACGACATGACCCAGCAGTGTGCCGAGAACTCCACGCAGACCAAGCGTGACGGCGCGCTGGCGCACCTGCTGGAGGACGTGTCGGTCCTGTCCCAGAACGGCGAGGGCTGA
- a CDS encoding lipopolysaccharide biosynthesis protein, translated as MTENPTGPSHPATGLARVRTLPPWSLIAAGTLVGGLLGGVYGVVQPPEYTATSYVVAVPTAKSDPATATGFAQAYGRVATQLAVLGDAQVWAGVPVTTLKSSVRTETSPDAPMVSITATSTRPDLAADMANAVSRALTRHANDTKDATRVELQQFARATKPSEPSSASPALIGLVGASAGGLLGGLALLARPRRSGDTAGRPASVPGPALAADAHGQL; from the coding sequence ATGACCGAGAACCCCACCGGACCAAGCCACCCGGCCACCGGCCTGGCCCGCGTCAGGACCCTGCCGCCCTGGTCCCTGATCGCGGCCGGAACCCTCGTCGGCGGCCTGCTCGGCGGGGTGTACGGGGTCGTCCAGCCGCCCGAGTACACCGCCACGTCCTACGTCGTCGCCGTCCCGACCGCGAAGTCCGACCCGGCGACCGCGACCGGCTTCGCGCAGGCCTACGGCCGGGTCGCCACCCAGCTCGCGGTGCTCGGGGACGCGCAGGTGTGGGCCGGGGTGCCGGTGACGACACTGAAGTCGAGCGTGCGGACGGAGACCTCACCGGACGCCCCGATGGTCTCCATCACGGCCACCTCCACCCGCCCCGACCTCGCCGCCGACATGGCCAACGCCGTCTCCCGCGCGCTGACCCGGCACGCGAACGACACCAAGGACGCCACCCGCGTCGAGCTTCAGCAGTTCGCCCGGGCCACCAAGCCCAGCGAGCCGTCCTCGGCCTCCCCGGCCCTGATCGGCCTGGTGGGCGCGAGCGCGGGCGGCCTGCTCGGCGGACTGGCGCTGCTGGCCCGGCCCAGGCGGTCCGGGGACACGGCCGGGCGCCCTGCGTCCGTACCGGGTCCGGCCCTGGCCGCCGACGCCCACGGGCAGCTGTGA